Proteins co-encoded in one Arachis hypogaea cultivar Tifrunner chromosome 11, arahy.Tifrunner.gnm2.J5K5, whole genome shotgun sequence genomic window:
- the LOC112720334 gene encoding protein SHI RELATED SEQUENCE 1 isoform X1 has product MAGLFSLGGGGGGGGGGGGGRGSSGNHQDQEQQHQHHSQNTEIPPPETLFWYKQNDDVSTYRGFELWNQHQLQQQQQQHHVIAHHHQARPLFHRDLYSSAVALGVGPSGASDEQSPSRSAVMAMRSAGVGEAGGAGSGTTGISCQDCGNQAKKDCPHMRCRTCCKSRGYDCQTHVKSTWVPAAKRRERQQQLAALQDHQNRDASKRPRDGGNSNNPSTSSALVCTTRLPSTGLELEQGNFPSIVNSPAEFRCVRVSPLDDVNEQYAYQTAVNIGGHLFKGILYDYGPDSENASYYGGGSGGGEGSSSAIAGAQPLNLITGTDSATTATATAPGVSSAEALDVDPSSLYNPAPINTYMAGSSGTQFFPHHPRS; this is encoded by the exons ATGGCGGGGTTGTTCTCGTTAGGAggcggtggtggtggaggaggaggaggaggaggaggaagaggtagcAGCGGAAACCACCAGGACCAGGAACAGCAACACCAGCACCACAGTCAAAACACCGAAATTCCTCCTCCAGAGACCTTATTTTGGTACAAACAAAACGACGACGTTTCAACATACCGCGGTTTCGAGCTATGGAACCAGCATCAGCTTCAGCAGCAACAGCAGCAACATCACGTGATAGCACATCACCATCAAGCCCGCCCTCTCTTCCACCGAGATCTCTACTCGTCGGCTGTTGCCCTTGGCGTGGGGCCCAGCGGCGCGTCCGATGAGCAGTCTCCGTCGAGATCGGCGGTTATGGCGATGCGGTCCGCCGGGGTGGGAGAAGCCGGAGGAGCAGGAAGCGGAACAACCGGAATAAGCTGTCAAGATTGCGGAAACCAGGCGAAGAAAGACTGCCCTCACATGAGGTGCAGGACTTGTTGCAAGAGTCGTGGGTACGACTGCCAGACCCACGTGAAGAGCACGTGGGTCCCAGCCGCTAAGCGCCGCGAGCGGCAACAGCAGTTAGCGGCGCTTCAGGATCACCAGAACAGAGATGCTTCAAAGAGACCTAGAGATGGCGGTAATAGCAACAACCCTTCCACTTCTTCAGCACTTGTTTGCACTACTCGTTTGCCCTCCACTG GGTTAGAGCTTGAGCAAGGAAATTTTCCATCAATAGTGAACTCTCCTGCAGAGTTCAGGTGCGTGAGGGTTAGTCCCTTGGATGATGTGAATGAACAGTACGCTTATCAAACCGCCGTCAACATCGGAGGCCATTTGTTCAAAGGGATTCTCTATGACTACGGTCCGGACAGCGAAAATGCTAGCTACTACGGTGGTGGCAGCGGAGGCGGCGAGGGTTCTTCTTCCGCTATTGCTGGAGCTCAGCCCTTGAACCTCATCACCGGCACTGATTCTGCCACCACCGCAACCGCAACCGCCCCGGGTGTGTCGTCTGCAGAGGCTCTTGATGTTGATCCTTCGTCGTTGTACAATCCAGCTCCAATTAATACATACATGGCTGGTAGTAGCGGTACGCAATTCTTCCCTCATCATCCAAGAtcttga
- the LOC112720334 gene encoding protein SHORT INTERNODES isoform X2, producing the protein MAGLFSLGGGGGGGGGGGGGRGSSGNHQDQEQQHQHHSQNTEIPPPETLFWYKQNDDVSTYRGFELWNQHQLQQQQQQHHVIAHHHQARPLFHRDLYSSAVALGVGPSGASDEQSPSRSAVMAMRSAGVGEAGGAGSGTTGISCQDCGNQAKKDCPHMRCRTCCKSRGYDCQTHVKSTWVPAAKRRERQQQLAALQDHQNRDASKRPRDGGLELEQGNFPSIVNSPAEFRCVRVSPLDDVNEQYAYQTAVNIGGHLFKGILYDYGPDSENASYYGGGSGGGEGSSSAIAGAQPLNLITGTDSATTATATAPGVSSAEALDVDPSSLYNPAPINTYMAGSSGTQFFPHHPRS; encoded by the exons ATGGCGGGGTTGTTCTCGTTAGGAggcggtggtggtggaggaggaggaggaggaggaggaagaggtagcAGCGGAAACCACCAGGACCAGGAACAGCAACACCAGCACCACAGTCAAAACACCGAAATTCCTCCTCCAGAGACCTTATTTTGGTACAAACAAAACGACGACGTTTCAACATACCGCGGTTTCGAGCTATGGAACCAGCATCAGCTTCAGCAGCAACAGCAGCAACATCACGTGATAGCACATCACCATCAAGCCCGCCCTCTCTTCCACCGAGATCTCTACTCGTCGGCTGTTGCCCTTGGCGTGGGGCCCAGCGGCGCGTCCGATGAGCAGTCTCCGTCGAGATCGGCGGTTATGGCGATGCGGTCCGCCGGGGTGGGAGAAGCCGGAGGAGCAGGAAGCGGAACAACCGGAATAAGCTGTCAAGATTGCGGAAACCAGGCGAAGAAAGACTGCCCTCACATGAGGTGCAGGACTTGTTGCAAGAGTCGTGGGTACGACTGCCAGACCCACGTGAAGAGCACGTGGGTCCCAGCCGCTAAGCGCCGCGAGCGGCAACAGCAGTTAGCGGCGCTTCAGGATCACCAGAACAGAGATGCTTCAAAGAGACCTAGAGATGGCG GGTTAGAGCTTGAGCAAGGAAATTTTCCATCAATAGTGAACTCTCCTGCAGAGTTCAGGTGCGTGAGGGTTAGTCCCTTGGATGATGTGAATGAACAGTACGCTTATCAAACCGCCGTCAACATCGGAGGCCATTTGTTCAAAGGGATTCTCTATGACTACGGTCCGGACAGCGAAAATGCTAGCTACTACGGTGGTGGCAGCGGAGGCGGCGAGGGTTCTTCTTCCGCTATTGCTGGAGCTCAGCCCTTGAACCTCATCACCGGCACTGATTCTGCCACCACCGCAACCGCAACCGCCCCGGGTGTGTCGTCTGCAGAGGCTCTTGATGTTGATCCTTCGTCGTTGTACAATCCAGCTCCAATTAATACATACATGGCTGGTAGTAGCGGTACGCAATTCTTCCCTCATCATCCAAGAtcttga